A genomic segment from Rahnella aceris encodes:
- the punC gene encoding purine nucleoside transporter PunC, with amino-acid sequence MKPSFGFMLYLAGLSMLGFLATDMYLPAFSAMQTSLMTSPGMISASLSIFLGGFALGQLLWGPLSDRIGRKPVLLLGLTLFAVGCLGVIWVENVRALLALRFLQAMGVCAAAVTWQAIVVDRFSADVAKKTFASIMPLVALSPALAPLLGAWVLNHFDWEAIFALLTAVAVVLVLTTLTLRENKPAKQAKADKTGFATLLKSPVYSGNVMIYAACSAGFFAWLTGSPFILSDMGYSPGAIGLSYVPQTIAFLLGGFGCRVVISKLDGNKILPWLLAGYGVSMVTLFCVAMFTDAGLISLLIPFCLMALVNGATYPIVVANALMPFPANTGKAAALQNTLQLGLCFLASLLVSAFIVHPLMATVTIMLSTLLLVVLGRWLSLQHESPQDNGQESEQEAQTRHAN; translated from the coding sequence ATCTGCCTGCGTTCAGCGCCATGCAAACCAGTCTGATGACCAGCCCCGGGATGATCAGCGCAAGTCTGAGCATTTTTCTCGGCGGATTTGCTCTCGGTCAGTTGTTATGGGGGCCGTTGTCAGACAGGATCGGCCGTAAACCGGTATTGCTTCTTGGTCTGACACTGTTTGCGGTCGGTTGTCTGGGCGTTATCTGGGTTGAGAATGTACGCGCCCTTCTGGCCCTGCGCTTCTTACAGGCGATGGGCGTTTGTGCCGCCGCAGTCACCTGGCAGGCAATCGTTGTTGACCGTTTCTCTGCCGATGTGGCGAAAAAAACCTTCGCCAGCATTATGCCGTTAGTGGCTCTTTCTCCGGCACTGGCACCATTACTTGGTGCGTGGGTACTCAATCATTTTGACTGGGAAGCCATTTTTGCTCTGCTGACCGCAGTCGCCGTCGTCCTGGTGCTGACGACGCTGACTCTGCGTGAGAATAAACCGGCAAAACAAGCGAAGGCTGATAAAACAGGGTTTGCGACGTTACTGAAATCGCCTGTTTACAGCGGGAATGTCATGATTTATGCCGCCTGTTCAGCCGGATTCTTTGCGTGGTTAACGGGTTCACCGTTTATCCTGAGCGACATGGGTTATTCACCCGGTGCCATCGGGCTGAGCTATGTCCCGCAGACTATTGCTTTCCTGCTTGGTGGTTTTGGTTGCCGTGTTGTGATCAGCAAGCTGGACGGTAATAAAATTCTGCCATGGTTACTGGCGGGTTACGGCGTCAGTATGGTGACTTTGTTCTGTGTTGCCATGTTCACGGATGCCGGGCTGATTAGCCTGCTGATCCCTTTCTGTCTGATGGCTTTGGTGAATGGTGCAACCTACCCAATTGTTGTCGCAAATGCATTAATGCCGTTTCCTGCTAATACAGGCAAGGCGGCAGCATTGCAAAATACGCTGCAGCTCGGGCTGTGCTTCCTTGCCAGCTTGCTGGTTTCCGCATTTATTGTGCATCCGCTCATGGCGACAGTCACGATCATGCTGTCTACACTATTGTTGGTAGTTTTGGGCCGCTGGCTCTCTTTGCAGCATGAAAGCCCGCAAGACAATGGACAGGAATCAGAGCAGGAAGCTCAGACAAGGCATGCTAATTAA
- the cfa gene encoding cyclopropane fatty acyl phospholipid synthase gives MSSSCIEDQSIQDNQWYRIASEMLAMADIQVNGNRPFDLKVKNTDFFKRVLQEGSLGLGESYMDGWWECDRLDIFFQRVIRAGLESKLPHHFKDTLRVAAARLTNLQSRKRAWIVGKEHYDLGNDLFTLMLDPYMQYSCGYWKEATTLEEAQEAKLKMICDKLQLKPGQRLLDIGCGWGGLSEFAARNYGVSVVGVTISAEQQKLAQKRCEGLDVTILLQDYRDLNDQFDRIVSVGMFEHVGPKNYQTYFNVAKRNIKPDGIFLLHTIGSNKTDLNVDPWIDKYIFPNGCLPSVQQIAQTSESLFVMEDWHNIGADYDRTLMAWNERFQKHWPELAEKYGERFHRMFTYYLNACAGAFRARDIQLWQVVFSPQGVDGGMRVPR, from the coding sequence ATGAGTTCATCGTGTATAGAAGATCAAAGCATTCAGGACAATCAGTGGTACCGGATCGCCAGTGAAATGCTGGCGATGGCAGATATTCAGGTAAACGGTAATCGTCCTTTCGACCTTAAAGTAAAAAACACTGACTTCTTTAAGCGTGTTTTACAGGAAGGTTCTCTGGGCCTCGGTGAAAGTTATATGGACGGTTGGTGGGAATGCGACCGTCTGGATATCTTTTTCCAGCGCGTTATTCGTGCCGGTTTGGAAAGTAAACTCCCCCACCATTTTAAAGATACTTTACGTGTCGCCGCAGCACGCCTGACCAATCTGCAATCCCGCAAACGGGCGTGGATTGTTGGCAAAGAGCATTATGATCTGGGGAATGATTTATTTACTCTGATGCTCGACCCGTACATGCAATATTCCTGCGGCTACTGGAAAGAGGCCACTACGCTTGAAGAAGCACAGGAAGCAAAACTCAAAATGATCTGTGACAAGCTGCAATTAAAACCGGGACAGCGCTTGCTGGATATCGGTTGCGGCTGGGGTGGATTATCAGAGTTTGCGGCAAGAAATTATGGCGTGAGCGTTGTGGGTGTCACGATTTCTGCTGAACAACAAAAACTGGCTCAAAAACGCTGTGAAGGGCTGGATGTCACAATCCTGCTGCAGGATTACCGTGACCTTAATGATCAGTTTGACCGCATTGTTTCTGTCGGAATGTTTGAGCATGTGGGTCCGAAAAATTATCAGACCTATTTTAATGTCGCCAAACGCAATATCAAACCTGACGGCATTTTCCTGCTGCACACCATCGGTTCTAATAAAACAGACCTTAATGTCGATCCGTGGATTGATAAATACATCTTCCCCAACGGTTGCCTGCCGTCGGTTCAACAAATTGCACAAACCAGTGAGTCATTATTTGTAATGGAAGACTGGCACAATATCGGCGCTGATTATGACCGCACGCTGATGGCGTGGAATGAACGCTTCCAGAAACACTGGCCGGAACTGGCGGAAAAATACGGTGAACGTTTCCACCGCATGTTCACCTACTACCTGAATGCCTGCGCCGGTGCTTTCCGCGCCCGGGACATTCAGTTGTGGCAAGTCGTCTTTAGCCCGCAAGGCGTTGATGGCGGAATGCGCGTACCACGCTGA
- a CDS encoding riboflavin synthase → MFTGIVQGTGTVVSIDEKPNFRTHVVRLPEDMLDNLQLGASVSHNGCCLTVTEVNGDLVSFDLMKETLRLTNLGELKEGDSVNLERAARFNDEIGGHLMSGHIICTAEVAKILTSENNRQIWFRMPHEDLMKYVLHKGYIGIDGISLTIGEVTRTRFCVHLIPETLQRTTLGTKRLGDKINIEIDPQTQAIVDTVERVLASREAAIATAQAMIDKAE, encoded by the coding sequence ATGTTTACCGGAATTGTACAGGGAACCGGCACGGTCGTATCGATCGACGAGAAACCCAATTTCCGTACCCATGTTGTTCGTTTACCTGAAGATATGCTGGATAACCTGCAACTCGGCGCATCGGTATCACACAACGGTTGCTGCCTGACGGTGACTGAAGTGAACGGTGACCTGGTGAGTTTTGATCTGATGAAAGAAACCCTGCGCCTGACAAATCTGGGCGAACTGAAAGAGGGCGACTCAGTTAATCTGGAACGTGCAGCGCGTTTTAATGATGAAATTGGCGGACATTTAATGTCTGGTCATATTATTTGTACGGCGGAAGTGGCAAAAATCCTGACGTCAGAAAATAACCGTCAGATCTGGTTCCGTATGCCGCATGAAGATTTGATGAAATATGTATTACATAAAGGTTATATCGGGATCGACGGTATTAGTCTCACCATCGGTGAAGTGACCCGCACCCGTTTCTGTGTACATTTAATTCCGGAAACCTTGCAACGCACAACGCTGGGCACGAAACGTCTGGGCGACAAAATTAATATCGAAATCGATCCGCAAACTCAGGCGATTGTCGATACGGTCGAACGCGTATTAGCCAGTCGTGAAGCGGCGATCGCTACGGCACAGGCGATGATCGATAAAGCCGAATAA
- a CDS encoding MATE family efflux transporter: MQKYLAEARVLLALAIPVILAQIAQTSMGVVDTIMAGSVSATDMAAVAVGTSIWLPAILFGHGLLLSLTPTIAHLNGAGRRDKIGHQVQQGFWLASGVSVLIIAVLSQCDHILSLMHNIDPELKAKAVGYLHAIMWGAPGYLFFQVLRDQCEGLSKTKPGMVFGFIGLLVNIPVNYIFIYGKFGAPALGGVGCGVATGTVYWVMFFIMRIYVRRNRALRDTQPHSRFAKPDWPTLRRLIQLGMPIALALFFEVTLFAIVALLVSPLGIVAVASHQIALNVGSLMFVIPLSLGVAATIRVGSRLGESSVEGAKIAAYTSIGTGIMMACCTSLTAIIFREHIASLYNDSPEVVTLASHLLIFAALFQISDAIQVIGSGILRGYKDTRSIFYITFVAYWVLGLPVGYALGLTDILVPQMGPSGFWCGFILGLTFAALMMTLRMRWLQKQPSYTILQKAGR; the protein is encoded by the coding sequence GTGCAGAAGTACCTTGCAGAAGCGCGGGTTTTGTTAGCGCTTGCCATCCCGGTCATCCTTGCGCAAATAGCCCAGACATCCATGGGCGTTGTGGACACAATAATGGCGGGGTCGGTCAGTGCCACGGACATGGCTGCCGTCGCTGTCGGCACCTCAATCTGGTTGCCGGCGATTTTATTCGGACACGGTTTACTCTTGTCACTGACACCAACCATCGCGCATTTAAATGGAGCCGGGCGTCGCGATAAAATTGGTCATCAGGTTCAGCAAGGATTCTGGCTGGCGTCGGGGGTTTCGGTGCTGATCATCGCGGTGCTGTCACAGTGCGACCATATTCTTAGCCTGATGCATAATATTGATCCCGAACTGAAAGCAAAAGCCGTCGGCTATCTGCATGCCATTATGTGGGGCGCTCCGGGCTATTTATTCTTCCAGGTGCTGCGTGACCAATGTGAAGGTTTGTCAAAAACCAAGCCAGGCATGGTGTTCGGCTTTATCGGTCTGCTGGTGAACATTCCCGTGAATTACATTTTTATTTACGGCAAGTTCGGTGCGCCCGCGCTCGGTGGCGTCGGCTGTGGTGTCGCCACGGGGACCGTATATTGGGTCATGTTCTTCATCATGCGGATTTACGTACGTCGCAATCGTGCCCTGCGCGATACTCAGCCGCATTCGCGGTTTGCGAAACCCGACTGGCCGACATTGCGCCGTCTGATCCAGCTCGGTATGCCAATCGCACTGGCATTATTTTTCGAAGTGACACTGTTTGCGATCGTTGCCCTGCTCGTCTCCCCACTTGGGATCGTGGCTGTCGCCAGTCACCAGATTGCGCTCAACGTCGGTTCCCTGATGTTCGTCATTCCGCTGTCTTTAGGTGTCGCCGCCACGATTCGAGTGGGTTCGCGGCTGGGGGAATCGTCGGTTGAAGGCGCGAAGATTGCGGCTTATACCAGTATAGGAACGGGAATTATGATGGCCTGTTGCACCAGTCTGACGGCCATCATTTTCCGCGAGCACATTGCCTCCCTTTATAATGACAGCCCGGAAGTCGTCACTCTGGCTTCCCATCTTCTGATCTTTGCTGCGCTGTTTCAGATTTCAGATGCGATTCAGGTTATCGGTAGCGGCATTTTGCGGGGCTATAAAGACACACGTTCCATCTTCTATATTACGTTTGTCGCTTACTGGGTGCTGGGCCTGCCGGTAGGGTACGCTCTCGGACTGACCGATATTCTGGTTCCGCAGATGGGCCCCAGCGGTTTCTGGTGCGGATTTATTCTGGGGCTGACCTTCGCAGCGCTGATGATGACATTGCGGATGCGCTGGTTACAGAAGCAACCGTCTTACACCATTTTGCAAAAAGCGGGCCGTTAA
- the pykF gene encoding pyruvate kinase PykF, translated as MKKTKIVCTIGPKTESEEMLTKLLDAGMNVMRLNFSHGDYEEHGQRIQNIRNVMAKTGHKAAILLDTKGPEIRTMKLEGGKDASLVAGQTYTFTTDQSVIGNTERVAVTYQGFAADLKIGNTILVDDGLIGMEVTNVTETDVTCKVLNNGDLGENKGVNLPGVSIALPALAEKDKRDLIFGCEQGVDFVAASFIRKRSDVLEIREHLKAHGGEHIQIISKIENQEGLNNFDEILEASDGIMVARGDLGVEIPVEEVIFAQKMMIEKCNRARKVVITATQMLDSMIKNPRPTRAEAGDVANAIIDGTDAVMLSGESAKGKYPLEAVTIMATICDRTDRVMQSRIDGQNENRKLRITEAVCRGAVETAEKLDAPLIVVATSGGKSAKAVRKYFPHATILALTTNEITARQLILTKGVVTQLVKEIASTDDFYRIGKEAAIESGLAQKGDIVVMVSGALVQSGTTNTSSVHVV; from the coding sequence ATGAAAAAGACCAAAATTGTTTGTACCATCGGACCGAAAACTGAATCCGAAGAAATGCTGACCAAGCTGCTTGATGCAGGCATGAACGTTATGCGTCTGAACTTCTCTCACGGTGATTATGAAGAGCACGGTCAGCGCATTCAAAATATCCGCAACGTGATGGCGAAGACCGGTCACAAAGCGGCAATTCTGCTGGACACCAAAGGTCCTGAAATCCGCACCATGAAACTGGAAGGCGGCAAAGACGCTTCTCTGGTTGCGGGTCAGACTTACACTTTCACCACGGATCAAAGCGTTATCGGTAACACCGAACGTGTTGCGGTTACCTATCAGGGTTTTGCTGCTGACTTGAAAATCGGCAACACCATTCTGGTCGATGACGGCCTGATTGGTATGGAAGTGACCAACGTCACCGAAACCGACGTGACCTGTAAAGTGCTGAACAACGGCGACCTGGGCGAAAACAAAGGCGTTAACCTGCCAGGTGTTTCTATCGCACTGCCAGCGCTGGCTGAAAAAGACAAACGTGACCTGATCTTCGGTTGCGAGCAAGGCGTTGACTTCGTCGCGGCTTCTTTCATCCGTAAACGTTCTGACGTTCTGGAAATCCGTGAACACCTGAAAGCACACGGTGGCGAACACATCCAGATCATCTCCAAAATCGAAAACCAGGAAGGCCTGAATAACTTCGACGAAATCCTCGAAGCGTCAGACGGCATCATGGTTGCCCGTGGTGACCTGGGTGTTGAAATTCCGGTTGAAGAAGTTATCTTCGCGCAGAAGATGATGATTGAGAAATGTAACCGTGCACGCAAAGTGGTTATTACCGCTACGCAAATGCTCGATTCCATGATCAAAAACCCACGCCCTACCCGTGCAGAAGCTGGCGACGTAGCTAACGCCATCATCGACGGTACCGACGCAGTGATGCTGTCTGGCGAAAGTGCGAAAGGTAAATACCCGCTGGAAGCTGTAACTATCATGGCTACCATCTGTGACCGTACTGACCGCGTAATGCAAAGCCGCATTGATGGCCAGAACGAAAACCGCAAGCTGCGTATCACAGAAGCGGTTTGCCGTGGTGCTGTTGAAACTGCAGAGAAACTGGACGCGCCACTGATCGTCGTTGCCACCAGCGGCGGTAAATCAGCAAAAGCCGTGCGTAAATACTTCCCGCATGCGACTATCCTTGCCCTGACCACTAATGAAATCACCGCACGTCAGTTGATCCTGACCAAAGGTGTGGTGACTCAACTGGTGAAAGAGATTGCTTCTACTGACGACTTCTACCGTATCGGTAAAGAAGCGGCGATTGAAAGCGGTCTGGCACAGAAAGGTGATATCGTAGTGATGGTTTCTGGCGCACTGGTACAGAGCGGTACAACCAATACTTCATCGGTGCATGTTGTTTAA
- a CDS encoding major outer membrane lipoprotein yields MNRTKLVLGAVILASTMLAGCSSNAKIDQLSSDVSTLNSKVDQLSNDVNAIRSDVQAAKDDAARANQRLDNQAHAYKK; encoded by the coding sequence ATGAATCGCACTAAACTGGTACTGGGCGCTGTAATCCTGGCTTCAACTATGCTGGCTGGTTGTTCAAGCAATGCTAAAATCGACCAACTGTCTTCAGACGTTTCTACTCTGAACTCTAAAGTTGACCAACTGAGCAACGACGTGAACGCAATCCGTTCTGACGTTCAAGCAGCTAAAGACGATGCAGCTCGCGCTAACCAACGTCTGGATAACCAAGCTCACGCTTACAAGAAGTAA
- a CDS encoding L,D-transpeptidase family protein: MRRALPLLAMLVGTIMATHSMTASAAEYPLPPDNSRLIGENTTYVVPNDGKPLEDVAAKYQIGLIAMLEANPGTDPYLPKAGTVLTIPSQMLLPDTKREGIVVNLAEMRLYYYPKGEDKVIVYPIGIGQLGRNTPEMVTSVSQKIPNPTWTPTANIRKAYLKEGITLPGMVPAGPDNPMGLFAMRLSAGTGQYLIHGTNANFGIGMRVSSGCIRLRPDDIEALFNSVPKGTRVQIVNQPIKFDIEPDGKRYIEVHQPLSHTEKDDPQTKPIPLTAAMKKFIKHDETNAEMVKEAIKRRAGMPVVVSVGDKAGDTPPAINQPQTATSGEPAVNTASTQ, encoded by the coding sequence ATGAGACGCGCATTACCCCTTCTGGCAATGTTAGTTGGCACAATAATGGCAACGCATTCCATGACCGCAAGTGCAGCAGAATACCCTTTGCCGCCGGATAATAGCCGCCTGATTGGCGAAAATACAACGTATGTTGTGCCCAACGACGGTAAGCCGCTGGAAGACGTGGCAGCCAAATACCAGATTGGCCTGATTGCGATGCTGGAAGCGAATCCGGGAACTGACCCTTATTTGCCAAAAGCCGGAACTGTGCTGACCATTCCTTCGCAGATGCTGTTACCGGATACCAAACGTGAAGGTATCGTAGTCAATCTGGCTGAAATGCGTCTTTACTACTATCCGAAAGGCGAGGACAAAGTCATTGTCTATCCGATTGGTATCGGCCAGTTAGGGCGTAACACACCGGAGATGGTGACATCAGTCAGCCAGAAGATCCCCAATCCTACCTGGACGCCCACTGCCAATATCCGTAAAGCCTATCTGAAAGAGGGGATCACATTGCCGGGCATGGTCCCAGCCGGGCCGGATAATCCGATGGGCTTGTTTGCGATGCGTCTGTCTGCAGGAACAGGACAGTATCTGATCCACGGCACCAATGCGAACTTCGGCATTGGTATGCGCGTGAGTTCCGGTTGTATCCGTCTGCGTCCTGACGATATCGAAGCGCTGTTTAACTCGGTGCCTAAAGGGACACGCGTACAAATCGTGAATCAGCCAATCAAGTTTGATATCGAACCGGACGGTAAACGCTATATCGAGGTGCATCAGCCGTTGTCCCACACGGAGAAAGATGACCCGCAAACCAAACCAATTCCTCTGACTGCAGCAATGAAGAAATTTATTAAGCATGATGAGACTAACGCTGAGATGGTAAAAGAAGCGATTAAACGTCGTGCGGGTATGCCGGTTGTTGTCAGCGTTGGCGATAAAGCGGGGGATACACCACCGGCTATCAATCAGCCGCAAACAGCGACTTCGGGCGAACCGGCAGTCAATACAGCCAGTACGCAGTAA
- the sufE gene encoding cysteine desulfuration protein SufE, translating into MALPDRNKLVRNFSRCPNWEEKYLYVIELGGQLPVLPEEYRQDQNLISGCQSQVWIVMRTDENGALTFEGDSDAAIVKGLVAIVFSLYQGLTPRDVVELDVRPFFTELELSQHLTPSRSQGLEAMIRSIRAKAAELS; encoded by the coding sequence ATGGCTTTGCCAGATAGAAACAAGTTAGTCAGAAACTTTTCCCGATGCCCGAATTGGGAAGAAAAATATCTGTACGTGATTGAGCTGGGTGGCCAGTTACCGGTTTTACCGGAAGAATACCGTCAGGATCAAAACCTGATTTCCGGCTGCCAGAGTCAGGTATGGATTGTGATGCGCACTGATGAAAATGGTGCACTGACCTTCGAAGGTGACAGTGATGCAGCCATTGTTAAAGGTCTGGTCGCGATTGTCTTCAGCCTGTATCAGGGTTTAACGCCTCGTGATGTGGTTGAACTGGATGTGCGTCCGTTTTTCACTGAACTTGAACTGAGCCAGCATCTGACACCTTCACGCTCGCAAGGGCTGGAAGCGATGATTCGCTCTATTCGCGCTAAAGCCGCAGAGTTGTCTTAA
- the sufS gene encoding cysteine desulfurase SufS, with protein sequence MSFPLERVRSDFPVLSREVNGQPLAYLDSAASAQKPHQVIQREMSFFEQGYAAVHRGIHTMSAEATEQMENVRTQAAHFMNAASAEEIVFVKGSTEAINLVANTWGREFLHAGDHIILTEMEHHANIVPWQMLAKERDLHIDVWHLTPEGELDLSQLESLITPRTKLLTLAHVSNVLGTVNPIEKIIPQAKAAGLTVLVDGAQAVMHHAVDVQALGCDFYVWSGHKLYGPTGIGILYGRKALLDQMPPWEGGGSMIKHVSLTEGTTFAAAPWRFEAGTPNTGGIMGLGAAMEYVTELGLENIHAYEQELMNYALNAMAQVPDIQIYGPATRAGVIAFNLGKHHAYDVGSFLDQYGIAIRTGHHCAMPLMSFYGVPAMCRASLAMYNTREEVDRLVAGLQRIHRLLG encoded by the coding sequence ATGAGTTTTCCACTGGAAAGAGTACGTAGCGATTTCCCTGTGCTGAGCCGTGAAGTTAACGGCCAGCCGCTGGCCTACCTTGACAGCGCGGCCAGCGCGCAGAAACCGCATCAGGTTATTCAACGAGAAATGTCTTTCTTCGAACAAGGTTATGCTGCGGTTCACCGTGGTATTCACACCATGAGCGCGGAAGCGACTGAGCAGATGGAAAACGTCCGCACTCAGGCCGCCCATTTCATGAATGCCGCATCGGCGGAAGAAATCGTCTTCGTCAAAGGTTCCACGGAAGCCATTAACCTGGTCGCCAATACCTGGGGACGTGAGTTTTTACACGCCGGCGACCACATTATTCTGACTGAAATGGAACACCACGCGAACATCGTGCCATGGCAGATGCTGGCGAAAGAACGTGATCTTCATATCGATGTCTGGCACCTGACACCCGAAGGTGAGCTGGATTTGTCACAGCTTGAATCGCTGATCACGCCACGCACAAAATTACTGACGCTGGCGCATGTTTCCAATGTATTGGGCACTGTTAACCCGATCGAAAAAATCATCCCTCAGGCGAAGGCTGCTGGTCTGACCGTTCTGGTTGATGGTGCGCAGGCGGTCATGCATCATGCGGTTGACGTGCAGGCGCTGGGCTGTGATTTCTATGTCTGGTCCGGACATAAACTTTACGGGCCGACCGGTATTGGTATTCTGTACGGCCGCAAGGCGTTGCTGGATCAGATGCCTCCGTGGGAAGGTGGCGGCTCAATGATCAAACATGTCAGTCTGACCGAAGGCACGACATTCGCGGCGGCGCCGTGGCGGTTTGAAGCGGGCACACCCAACACCGGCGGAATTATGGGGCTGGGTGCGGCAATGGAATACGTGACTGAGCTGGGTCTGGAAAATATCCATGCTTATGAACAGGAACTGATGAACTATGCGCTCAACGCGATGGCGCAGGTGCCTGATATTCAGATCTACGGCCCGGCCACCCGAGCTGGGGTTATTGCGTTCAATCTCGGCAAACACCATGCGTACGACGTAGGCAGTTTCCTTGACCAATACGGTATTGCCATCCGCACCGGTCACCACTGTGCGATGCCATTAATGTCCTTCTACGGTGTTCCGGCTATGTGCCGTGCGTCGCTTGCGATGTACAATACACGTGAAGAAGTCGACCGTTTGGTCGCTGGACTGCAACGTATTCACCGGTTGTTGGGTTAA
- the sufD gene encoding Fe-S cluster assembly protein SufD, whose product MAGLPTKSNVPAAGSSHAMQQLYRLFESRGGEQSPHAHAHWQQVLRLGFPHAKLEDWKYTPVSSLLGNQFFAPQQQALTVEKIKSLALPLECYRLVFVDGRFDASLSDSDTGAFEIEKLSPSAQQTLPDPIQSEVFLHLTESLAQDSFSVRLPVGKHAEKPLYLLHLSSGRDQSREMNTVHHRYHLAIENGANAEVIEHYLSLNDQGHFTGARMTINVGDNADFTHYKLAFESQASFHFSHNDLVIGRDARVSSHSFLLGAGLTRNNTSAQLNGENSNLDINSLVLPVDSEIADTRTYLEHNKGYCNSKQLHKVIVNDRAKAIFNGMIKVAQHALKTDGKMTNNNLLLGKHTEVDTKPQLEIYADDVKCSHGATVGRIDDEQLFYLRTRGISGQDAQQMIIFAFAAELTEAIKNETLREVVIARIAGRLNRGK is encoded by the coding sequence ATGGCTGGCTTACCGACGAAGAGTAATGTCCCTGCGGCGGGCAGTTCGCACGCCATGCAGCAACTTTACCGTCTTTTTGAAAGCCGTGGCGGTGAGCAATCCCCCCATGCGCATGCTCACTGGCAACAGGTGCTGCGCCTCGGTTTTCCGCATGCCAAACTGGAAGACTGGAAATACACGCCGGTTTCTTCACTGCTGGGCAATCAGTTCTTTGCTCCTCAGCAGCAGGCGCTGACGGTTGAGAAAATCAAATCCCTTGCGCTGCCACTGGAGTGCTACCGTCTGGTTTTCGTGGATGGTCGTTTTGATGCGAGCCTGAGCGACAGCGATACCGGTGCGTTTGAAATCGAAAAACTGAGCCCTTCCGCGCAACAAACGTTACCGGATCCGATTCAGTCAGAGGTGTTTTTACATCTGACTGAAAGTCTGGCGCAGGATTCTTTCTCTGTGCGTTTGCCTGTAGGCAAGCACGCTGAGAAACCGCTGTATCTGCTCCATCTGAGCAGTGGTCGTGACCAGTCGCGCGAAATGAATACCGTTCATCATCGTTATCACCTGGCGATTGAGAATGGTGCGAATGCAGAAGTTATCGAGCATTACCTGAGTCTGAACGACCAGGGACATTTCACCGGTGCACGTATGACGATAAATGTGGGCGATAATGCAGATTTCACGCATTACAAACTGGCCTTTGAAAGCCAGGCCAGTTTCCACTTCTCGCATAATGATCTGGTCATCGGGCGCGATGCACGTGTTTCCAGCCACAGTTTCCTGCTGGGTGCGGGCCTGACCCGAAATAACACCAGCGCGCAGCTTAACGGCGAAAACAGCAATCTGGATATCAACAGTCTGGTTCTGCCGGTTGATTCTGAGATTGCCGATACCCGGACGTATCTGGAACATAATAAAGGCTATTGCAACAGCAAACAGTTGCACAAAGTGATCGTGAACGATCGCGCTAAAGCGATTTTCAACGGCATGATTAAAGTGGCCCAGCACGCACTGAAAACTGATGGCAAAATGACCAACAACAACTTGTTGCTGGGCAAACACACTGAGGTTGATACCAAACCTCAGCTGGAAATTTATGCCGATGACGTGAAGTGCAGCCACGGTGCGACAGTGGGTCGTATCGACGACGAACAGCTTTTCTATCTGCGTACCCGTGGGATCAGCGGGCAGGATGCTCAGCAAATGATCATCTTCGCTTTTGCTGCCGAACTGACGGAAGCCATTAAGAATGAAACCCTGCGTGAAGTCGTCATTGCCCGTATTGCAGGCAGACTAAATCGAGGTAAGTAA
- the sufC gene encoding Fe-S cluster assembly ATPase SufC → MLSIKNLKVRVEEKEILKGLDLEIKPGEVHAIMGPNGSGKSTLSATLAGREDYEVTDGSVIFNGKDLLELAPEDRAGEGVFMAFQYPVEIPGVTNHFFLQTAVNAVRKYRGQEPMDRFDFADFIEEKIAMLKMPADLLTRSVNVGFSGGEKKRNDILQMAALEPNLCILDETDSGLDIDALKIVSDGVNTLRDGKRSFVIVTHYQRILDYIKPDYVHVLYQGRIVKSGDFTLVKQLEEQGYGWLTDEE, encoded by the coding sequence ATGTTAAGCATTAAGAATTTGAAGGTCCGTGTCGAAGAAAAGGAAATTCTGAAAGGACTTGATCTGGAGATCAAACCGGGTGAAGTACACGCCATTATGGGCCCGAACGGCTCAGGTAAAAGTACGCTCTCCGCGACACTGGCTGGCCGTGAAGATTACGAAGTCACTGACGGTTCCGTCATCTTCAACGGTAAAGATTTGCTGGAACTCGCGCCGGAAGATCGTGCTGGCGAAGGCGTATTCATGGCTTTCCAGTACCCGGTAGAAATCCCTGGTGTGACCAACCATTTCTTCCTGCAAACAGCAGTGAATGCGGTGCGTAAATACCGCGGGCAGGAGCCGATGGATCGTTTTGACTTCGCAGATTTCATCGAAGAGAAAATCGCGATGCTCAAGATGCCTGCCGATTTGCTCACCCGTTCAGTGAATGTAGGTTTCTCCGGTGGCGAGAAAAAGCGTAACGACATTCTGCAAATGGCAGCGCTTGAACCAAACCTGTGCATCCTTGATGAAACCGACTCCGGTCTGGACATCGATGCGCTGAAGATTGTTTCTGATGGTGTCAACACACTGCGTGACGGCAAACGTTCATTCGTTATTGTCACCCACTACCAGCGTATCCTCGACTACATCAAGCCTGACTACGTGCATGTTCTGTATCAGGGCCGCATCGTTAAATCCGGCGATTTCACCTTGGTTAAACAGTTAGAGGAGCAAGGTTATGGCTGGCTTACCGACGAAGAGTAA